A genomic region of Eucalyptus grandis isolate ANBG69807.140 chromosome 5, ASM1654582v1, whole genome shotgun sequence contains the following coding sequences:
- the LOC104444584 gene encoding LOW QUALITY PROTEIN: glutathionyl-hydroquinone reductase YqjG (The sequence of the model RefSeq protein was modified relative to this genomic sequence to represent the inferred CDS: inserted 1 base in 1 codon; deleted 2 bases in 2 codons; substituted 1 base at 1 genomic stop codon), with translation MSLSALPRTFLFPPAARSRKQRRFVFSPSPNKVSESGAFVKSASGFCNFISRDPNSPLPAECGRYHLYLSFACSWCLAYLKIKGLDKIIGHMVVKSKWGRTKDGDTIIGWVFPASNAEEPGAEPDPINGAGGVRGLYESNYSGKYSVPVLWDKKLKTIVNNESSEIIRMLNSEFNGLAXIPSLDLYPPHLXAQIDEVNGWIYNCINSDVYKCGFAKQQAPFEEAGEKLYKALAKGRNVLLIPFSNQRFICGNILTKTDIRLFVTIIRFDEV, from the exons ATGTCTCTGTCGGCCCTTCCCAGGACATTCTTGTTCCCTCCAGCTGCTCGCAGTCGCAAGCAGAGACGCTTCGTATTCTCGCCATCTCCTAATAAg GTCTCTGAATCTGGTGCTTTTGTTAAAAGCGCTTCTGGATTCTGTAATTTTATTTCCAGGGATCCAAATTCTCCTTTGCCTGCCGAATGTGGAAGATACCATCTTTATTTGTCGTTTGCCTGTTCCTGGTGCCTTGCATACTTGAAGATTAAAGGACTTGACAAGATCATTGGGCATATG GTAGTCAAATCGAAGTGGGGGAGAACAAAAGATGGAGACACAATTATCGGATGGGTTTTCCCTGCTTCCAATGCTGAAGAACCTGGAGCAGAGCCTGACCCTATAAATGGAGCAGGAGGTGTGAGAGGACTTTACGAGTCCAAT TACTCTGGAAAATATTCAGTTCCT GTTTTATGGGATAAGAAGCTGAAGACAATCGTGAACAATGAGAGCTCAGAGATCATTCGCATGCTTAATTCTGAGTTCAATGGTTTAGCTTAGATTCCCAGTCTTGACCTTTATCCTCCTCACT CAGCCCAGATAGACGAAGTTAATGGATGGATATACAACTGCATAAACAGTGATGTTTATAAGTGTGGGTTTGCTAAGCAGCAGGCGCCTTTTGAAGAG GCTGGGGAGAAGTTATACAAAGCTctggccaaaggaagaaacGTTCTA TTGATTCCATTTAGCAATCAGCGCTTTATTTGTGGCAATATACTAACCAAGACGGATATCCGGTTGTTCGTCACAATCATAAGATTTGATGAGGTATGA